GAGTCTTTTGCTAATTGATTTTCGGCTGCTTCTAGAGCGAGGCGATCGCTATTTAACCGTTGAAGTAATTCTGCTTGTGACTGCGCTTGAGCTTGATAATCGGCTTTTTGTAAGAGTAATTGCTGACGAATTAAGGCAATTTCATTTTTTTGTTGTTCTACATCAGTTTTTTGCTGATTAATTTGTAGTGCTTGGACATTGAGTTTAGCTAAAATTTTCTGGTCTGCTTGATAGACTAACTTTAATTGATGACGACGGCTGATAAAGTCACTGATATTTTGGCTTTGCATTAAAACTGCCCAGCCTTGACTAGCGTGCGATCGCTGGAGATAACGCAACCTAGCGACTGTGGCGATTTGTCGTTCTTCGTAGTTACGTTGCGCCACGGCTAAATCAGCTTCTAGCTTTTGCAGGCGTTGAGTTGCTTGGGCTAACCGCGATTCACTATCTTGAATTTGATTATTTGTGGTATTGATATTTTGATTGATACCTGTTAATCGGTTTTTTGCAGCATTATGTAAATTTGTCAAGCGATCGCGTTCCTGAATCACATTCTGGCGTTCTTGATTAATTTGTTCTTGCTGTTGTCGCAAGGTATCCACGGAGTCTGATGTTGCTGCATATCCCGCCGATAGGGAAATTAATACCAACCCAACACATAAAACATAAGCAAATCCCAGAAAAATGATTTTTAATGCTCTCATAGCGTGAGCCTAACCAAGCCAATGCTGCGAAACACTATGAGTATTCCCAAAATTCTGGTGTTTTGCTCAAGATAAGATGACTAATTTTGTCCCACAGTAGCGATCGCACTAAAGTTAAAGGTGGTGATCATAGTTAGTTTTCCGAAAGTTTTATGAAATCACGCATAGCAATTTTGTTAATTACCTTGGTTTTT
Above is a genomic segment from Aulosira sp. FACHB-615 containing:
- a CDS encoding murein hydrolase activator EnvC encodes the protein MRALKIIFLGFAYVLCVGLVLISLSAGYAATSDSVDTLRQQQEQINQERQNVIQERDRLTNLHNAAKNRLTGINQNINTTNNQIQDSESRLAQATQRLQKLEADLAVAQRNYEERQIATVARLRYLQRSHASQGWAVLMQSQNISDFISRRHQLKLVYQADQKILAKLNVQALQINQQKTDVEQQKNEIALIRQQLLLQKADYQAQAQSQAELLQRLNSDRLALEAAENQLAKDSQNLENLIQEKVAALEGRSKTNSRNSVIIRGTGVFAYPSNAPTSSPFGWRIHPILGYRRFHAGLDFAASYGSTIRAADSGTVIFAGWYGGYGRAVIIDHGNGLTTLYGHSSELFVSEGQGVQRGQAIAAVGSTGFSTGPHLHFEVRRRGTPINPADFL